Below is a window of Humulus lupulus chromosome 2, drHumLupu1.1, whole genome shotgun sequence DNA.
ttttatggacagttctacgcgggtcgcgtacaccccacagaggccaaccagctggtcgagatacaccagaaagagggagagcccttgaaagaatatgtctAACGCTTCATGCGAGTAGCAGCTGGAGCCAATACAGTGGTAGAtgagggtaagatgatggctctaactgctagagttaggcgccattcacctcTCTGGgcgaaggtggccccagaatctggtaaatGGCACTCCTTTTGTTGTCTCTTCTGCTACTGCTTAGCTggcgagactgtcttgctcttggaaggagggtgAGCCTCCTTAGGACAGAATCTGTGAATGGGACGCTCTTGAGGATGAGTAGTATGGCGACAAGAGCCCTCGGTATAATCTTGCCGAGAAGAAGaatgatggggaacccgactagtatctcggtgcaaagggcgttgcaatggttctcgctgacctgacctatcccgctgagaagaatgactccgcTGAGGTGTACCTTGGGTGCCTTGGGAACTGCGGGGTGTACTGTGCTGAGAAGTAATCTGAGAAGAGCCCAGCGAGGAGCCTTGAGTGATATGCCTGGCAATCTGAGGATCATCTTTAGAGAGTTGCCGAGTTGTCTGTTTCACTCTCGCCATTGGACAGTacctctttaagaaatcttcctcactgaataagTATAAAGCAAAAcaagggagaatccttttcaacctttccaagaactcctggggagtaaGCTCACTGactgacttgtctgatgaagaggagctggacatctgtaacaaaagaaaaataaagattaaagttagtaaatgagcataatTGGGGGCATGTTCATAAACTAaagagtaaaaatgaagaaatcaggagcaagattctatatagggggtcggcccagtgagcctaagcataggccgaccaccccaaggaagtaagcttcagaaaaatgccagaggatctttcaagtctccagaaaaaataatttttacagTACAGGGAAGACCCCCAAGGAAATCAGTTGaggtgaaaaatatattttttaggaTCCTAGGAggtcggcttatgcttgggccgaccaccctgagtccctgaaaatcgcctaaggcaagaggtactcggcccatgaacCCCTAAGttggtcggcctagccctaattctaggccTGGAAATCACCTAAGGGAAGGAAAGGGAATACTCGACCCATGAAGCTCTATGGGTGGTTGGCCTAGTCCTAATTCTAAGCCTGGGAATCGCCCAAGACAAGGATTGGGAGCCATGTAGGTGCTCGACCCAAACACTAATTCTAAGCCTATAAATCGCCCAAGGCAAGGATTGGGAGTCCTGGAGGTGCTCAGCCCAAACATTGTCTTGGAAATTGCCTAAGGCAAGGATTGGGAGCCCTGGAGGTGCTCGCCCCAAACCTGTTCCTAGGCTtggaaatcgcacaaggagaAGTCAAGACGTACTCGGCCCAAACCTAATCCTATCCCTGGAAATAGCAGGCACTAGGGTTTGGAGTCCCAGAAATTGCCAGGACTAGTGAGTGGTCAGCCTAGGGTCCTCCATCCCTGGAAATCGTCCAGTTTGGGGTTTATAACCCTGGAAATCATCCAAGCTAAGGAATTTTACAGCGAAATCTTGATTCGAGTAAGTCAATTATTTTAGATCAAGATACAACAATACAAGAAGATTCAaacaaaaattcctcaaaaatgcaaagtgttttttatgaatctaagcacatttaaattaaatgatatgaatattagaagaaagtacttaccaaagatctgagtttgatgaggaactggaAAAATCAGACTTGAATCATGTTTGAAAGTGGCGCATGGAGCAGGAATGAGGAGAGAGGATTTACTTATAACCTCTGAGGCAGACaaaatatttttaggaattcaaatttccttgaaaaatatctgatatggttaaaatttagattccttgaaaaatatctatatttttaggaatttaaaattccttgaaaaatatttatatgtttaggaaatcaaattccttgaaaaaatattttatatttttaggaattaaaattccttataaaatattttttatttttaagaattaacatcattgaaaaatatattatatttttaggactttaaaactccttgaaaaatatgttatatttttaggatttcaattttccttgaaaatatatattaaatttttaggaaattaattttccttgaaaaatctaattatttttaggaattactaattGTCCCTGAAAAATTCGTACCGAGCAAAGTATCGATAGTAAAAAAAaggtactatgtaatgtcccgagggacttgactATCTAAGTACTGCTgcggtatgtttctcgggcctgAATTAattttaccgtaatgttgaatacattacaataaacttgggggtcaaatgttatccctaaaaaatacgaggatgacgcgGCGAATAAGAATGTGACATCACAAAttagggaaaaatgacaaagtattgagaaaagaccgacgggaaAAAAATATAGGTCTAGGAcctagggaagtcgaccaagcctaaaacccctaagggtggtcggctTAAGCAGGTCCAAGGCCCTaggagtggtcggcctgaccccctaCCTCGGGGGTGGTTGGCCCCAACATGCACAAGGACCCCTaagggtggtcagcctgaccacaacccctagggtggtcgaccCCAGTATgtccaaggacccctaggggtggtcggcctaagcaggcccaagagccacctgggtggtcggcccaccctatctttcatagggtggtcggcctaaacccccaagtacacttcattgagaaataatcactctcgttcaaactgagatgaataggcctagcacctatagggtcaacaggtccagcacccaagctttggtcgtcgggcctaacacctaagtctcatataccaacagagacttaacattgTCCCAtaagtttcaatcgtgcattatctaccacgatctaaagaaataacgagaagacccacggtgtcatgatcatgggaaggtggacacgtctcTCCATTACATGATAATCTTGTACAAAACTACGATCCTAGtactactggtcatgtaacagcccctgggtactataaataaaggacccaaggcttcatTTACAAGGACTTTTGGACACTGGACGAGATCACTTTTTCTagaattttggagatctaaagaatatttggggagaaattctgggcaagtgAGAACGAGTGGATATTTTGGTTCAACAATGTAATTGTCAAGTggttcaatactaaaagctaaatgaattatgttattactgttcatcagaacatgactgaaccactataaaattcctgtgtgtttatttaagatatcgtattctatcatttattttatttatttcgttcaaaatgtgtcgtatactgCACATACAATCGTTGACCAATTTCACAGATCAACAAATAGAAAAgttgatttttaaatttttataattaaagggGGCACCATTTGATAGTTGTCAAAGTACGTGGggcaaaaatattaattattttatacaaATCCTAAGAAATGCACAATCTGATTGTATCAATAGTTCAGGgaaaaattttaattaatcatgtattttagaGGTAGAATCTAATAGTGTCAAAAGCAAAAATACTATTTCTTCTTTAGTTTGCATAATTAGAATTTCCAAGCCAAATGGGGGACATTGCAGGAAATTTATCAATAGACTTTGCCACGTGGAGGTGATCAATTGGCCTAGTGATGGACACAATGCAAGAAAGGAAACGTAAAAGGCAACAGTGTTTCACGTGCTCCTCACGTGATAGAGATATAGATCCGGCGCGTTTCACTGTGAAACTTCTCTACTTCTCTCTTCTCCTGCATTTTCACTCTCTTACACGGCCCAGAGTAGATTCAAGCGAAAGAAACTCGCACGCTCTCGCCGGTATCCCGCCGGAAGTTAGATCTCTTCGCCGGCAAGTTTTCTGGACTTATCCTCCTCTGTGAAACTGGTACGTACACATCCAGATCGCTaatttcctctctttctctcactaTAAATATTGAGGATTATGTTTGTGTCTATATGCGTATTTGGGATTGCTCTCATATATAATCATGATTTATTTGGATTCAAAGATCCATGGGAGCTTTCCATGAATTTGGCGAATAAGAGTCTTGATTTTTTGGTTTATCAATGTTTGAAGTGACAAAGTTTGTGATTTGATATTGAAATTTGACGAAGTATGAATTATTGAAGTGTTTTAGGGCAAAGACAGATTCATTTGAAGTACTTTTCTCGATTTTCAATTTCATTATCCTACAGTGTTAGAGGCGTAGCCctagcaaaagaaaaggaaaaaaagggTTCGATATATCACTTTTTGATGGTTTGGGTTTGAGTCTCTTTggttttgtaattatttttgggTGGCTTTTAGGTTTTTATTTTTTCATGCTTTCTTAGTTTCTTTCATTCTCTTTGAAGAAATCGATGTAAGTTATGGGTTGGATTTTTTCATTTCTTGACATGTAGGGAATGTACATTTTTATTTAGAAAAGGATAAAACAATGACCTTGTCTTGTCTTTTAGAGGTTATAACAATTTTGCTATCCAGATTTTTAGGAGAATTCCCAATTAATGACTCTTTGTTTAATGATTAGCTGCCCATGCTCCGAAGATGGAAAGATAACTTGTTTAGTTAGAAAAGATCCCTAATTTTCTTTGGGATTTTTAGACTTTAAAGGTTGTACGACATTATATTATTTATCAATAAAGTTATcattgctaaaaaaaaaaaaaaattaacggcACAAGAGGATAACTATTCTGGTAATTCTACTCGGCTGTATATAAGAAACTATAATTGTAGAATTTAGAACTTGCTCGGAAATGTATGTTTTCTGTTTTTCGTGTTTATAAGTGAAGTTGATGATGGATTTCTCTCAAACAACATTTTGGATACTTCTCTACCCTTACGTTCCACTTTtagaaacaaaataaatataattaaataaatgttgCCAAGCAAGCCTTTGGGAGTTTAATTTTGTTCATTTCAAAATATAGATGTTGACTGAAAAAATGAAGATGTTTCACTACTTTTCTCTTGTTAATATCGTCTGTTGGTGTTAGTACTTTGATTATTAGTTGTGGTTTCTTAACACATGTAATTGCcattgattttgaaaagaaaaaaaaatattaacttCTCCTGATTCCAATCTGCTTCTTTCTTTTTGTGCGTGCATTTGTTTAATTTCAGAGATGTATAACAATGTTCCCACCCAGCCTGGTGTGTCAAGACCACCGGAAAACTCTCAGCCTAATCCATTTGGGAATTCATTTtatggggctggttcagggcttATCCGTGGTGGTTTAGGTGCATATGGAGAGAAAATTTTAGGGTCAAGTTCTGAGTACGTGCAAAGCAATGTAAGTAGTGAATTGAAATTGTTATTTGAATTCTATTGTGGTTTATCTTTGAAGTATTGAAGAAAATAATTGTGAATATTATAAGCTGAATGCTGATATGAGTTTATGTATCTTCAATTTTTTCCCCCTTTTTTATATTGGAAATATAtagttaattaaattttttattcaaatttgtcttttaagtttcaaagaaaGAATAAAATGCTGAATACACGTGTTGCCAATTATAAAGTGTGTGCTTTGGTTGTATGTTGAGATTCGAAATTCTTTTCCATTCTTATATCAGAGGCATTTCAGTTTGTTTTTGGTGTTAAAATCAAAGTATAAAATAGTTTTCTAAATGCTAATTTATTTTTATCTGGGAATCATAAAGTCAATATTGTCATTTGACTTCAGGATTTGAATGGGCATTGGGGTTCAGTTTTGTAATTTGCATTTAGGGAATTTTTTTGGTTCCGTGGCTTGTATTTTATTACTTAATTTATAGAagatatatgtatgtatatatatattatttagttatttataaGTAAAATAATTTCGTTGGATCAAGGAAGGAAGCCTGTAGGAAAAGGATAATCATCAGTAAAGTAATTTATATAGTATAGTGTCTCAACGCATAGGAGTCTATAGTTTAAGGTGGTACTCTCTGATTTGCAGCCACATGTGCATAATTACTTGGTTAGATGTGTGTTATACACACATATAGATACTCATGAATCCTTATTATTTTCCTAATCATTTaaagagaataataaaaaaaatgatgcaTGATTGTTCAACTTATCTCAATAGGGtgcctttttctttcttttctaatGATACCTTAAGACATATCATGCTCATTTATAACTTGTTGAAATTGTAATTTCAACAGATTAGCAGGTATTTCTCTGACCCTCAATACTACTTCCAAGTGAATGACCAATATGTGAGGAACAAATTGAAGGTTGTTCTGTTCCCATTCCTGCACAGGGTAAGGACtaatttctctcttctttttgtacaatctGTCTTTATCACGatacttatcttttttttttgctttctttctgcattttttttcttttgctttttcTAGGGTCATTGGACAAGAATAACTGAGCCAGTGGGAGGCAGACTTTCCTATAAACCTCCAATTTATGACATAAATGCACCAGATTTGTACATCCCTTTCATGGCATTTGGTACCTATGTGGTTCTTGCTGGCTTCTCATTGGGTTTGCATGGAAAGTAAGTACTATGAAGCAACTGATTGGTTATAGTTGAATTTAGTATTGTTGTTTCTTAAAAACCTTGCTTGTATAACCACATCTGTGCATAAATGCTTATCAAACTTGTAATTTGCTCTCAAAACACCTCTGTTATtgctttatttctttttctttctaataCATGGATGCTAAAACAAGTACAACAGTCCGTAGATTTTTGGAAGAGATATAAGGGAGTTAGAATTTTAGTAAGCTGAATAAAAGCAGCTTCTTACCAGGAGATTCTTTCATGTTCATTAAAGAGTGACTGATTTGGTAATGTAATCAGTGAAATCTAAGACAACGTTTAATGGATCTTGGAAAAGCATGCCTGTGTTGGCTTTTAGAGATGATAACTATAATCTCAAATGGTTTAGTGAGCTAAAACGTATTGTGATCACGTCAAAATTTTATGTATACTGccattatgtgcatgtttatttggTCTCAAGCCGTTGATATTACTTAATTGTCTTGTGAGTGCACTCATCATTTTCATAGAAATTACTGTGCTTCGAAATGATCTTTTTCCACCCTTATTGGCTTGCATTGTTTCTTAAACCACTTCTTTATTGTTGTCAGGTTTAGTCCGGAAGCTCTAAACTGGTTGTTCATAAAGGGATTGCTTGGCTGGTTCCTCCAAGTGGCACTGCTTAAAATAACACTGCTGTCACTGGGGAGCGGTGAGGCACCCTTGCTAGACATTGTGGCATATGGCGGGTACTGCTTCACTGGGTTGTGCTTGGCAGTCATAGGGCGAATTCTGTGGGGTTACTCGTATTACTTTTTGATGCCTTCGACCTGTTTATGCATGGGGATTTTCTTGGTGAAAACCATGAAGAGAGTTCTCTTTGCTGAGGTGAGGAGTTATGATTCGAGCAGGCACCATTATCTCTTGTTGTTTATAGCTTTGGCTCAATTCCCACTTTTTACATGGCTTGGCAATATAAGTGTTAATTGGCTGATATAAGACATCTTTGTTCCATTTTGTAGTTTGAAAAGGAAAATTCTGTGTTCATAATAGTTTTCAACTTTTGTAAGCAATTTTAATTCTATTCATGGCGACTGGCAATTTTTATGCTCTTAGATTTAACAATTATGAGAAATTTTCTTTTTGAGTGTATTATTGTTTTTgttatttctattatttttattttatttcatttttttgtcCCTGTGGAAGTTGTATTACTAAAACGGGAAACACAGTCCTGGAATTAGTTACTGAAGAAAAATAGCATTCTACTATTGGGAGTGATTTTAGGATtacaataatatatttaattttgacaattatatatacataaattttcaaaaattaagtAATTATGGTGATTACATTTTTAATGATTTTAGTTATTACATCAATTAGTCttcatttataatttatttaattatgtttgaaTACTCTACCATGAGTAATGATACATGCCCACAAACACTACACATATATGATATATTGCCAAGGGCCAAAACATAAGCCAAGGTTGCACATATATAACCTGCTGTGTATATATGATCTATAAATATGATTTGCTGTGGATAAATTAAATATTGTGTCCAAATGTCTAATGTCCATAAcatacaatacatatatatatatatagagagagagagagagagagaacatgcTGCATGATTTATGACTTCAAATCATCCTAGTACTATAGTGCAATGCAGCTTGTTATCTTGGGAATTCGCATTAAAAAATTGGGAAACTAACAAAAATacctaagattaaaaaaaaaactaaaaatacaaaatctaaatttttttacaaaaatatagagAAATTTGTAACCAAACTTtacaaatttataattaaatattacaaTTTCGTAAAATATATTTATTGCCTAAATAGAGAATTGTTACAATGACTAACAAAATTCTTACAAACTGTTATTCGTATTTTTGGtaaaatttcatatatttttttgaaaaaactaaTGTTAGTACAAACCTATAATTAGAAATTAATAATTATGATAAAAATTTAGTTTTCGATATGATACCATATTACTTAACATTATTTTTAAGGAAGTaaagtattttaaataaataatatagagaagtttacataaatatgggaaaataaatatagtttctatatttttgagaaaaaaataattatacaaaatatggtaagttttgaaaaaaaagttCAAAATATGGTAATtccatatattataaaaaaatagattatcataattataaatacacaaaactctctcactctcttttcTCTCCCTCACAATATAtctctctattttctcttttcttcctctcttctccttCATTTGGTTCTCTCATCTCAATCCTCCACCAACGATGCTACCTCTGCCCCTGCACCTGACGACGACGCACGTCCACCCCCACCCCTAACGGCGACGTACCTCCCCCtctggttcttcttcttcttcttcttctttttcttcagatctagttatatttttattttatttttttgttcttcttctttttcacatctggTTTTGCCATTTCAAATCTGTTTTTGCActtcacatttatttattttccttcTAAACGTAACTGTAATCAGTTACAGTCACGATCTGTTTTGATTTCtggtttttttttccaaatctgtttaagtaactgAGTACAATAGCGtctgattttttttattcatatccgattttttttagatctagctGTAATCAGTTATAATAACGATTAATTTGGAATtgtttgtttagatttgattttgttttcacacctgactaagtaaccaggtatCATGGcgattggtttttattttttagatCTGAATCTATAACCAGTTACCATTATGACCAGTTTAGCTTTTTTGTTTGTGCTCCTATTTGTTTCCAAGTTTggcaaagtaaccagttaccatcgcAACAAGTTTTCTTTCACATCTATTTTGTTTTTCAGacctagctgtaaccagttaccttcacgatcaatttaattaatttttttcatatcaattttttttcttccaaatctcactaagtaactagttacaattcagttgatattttgataatggtacattactaaaaaaaatcaaaattatttttatagttgtaactagttaTTACAACAcctcttaaaaaataaaactgatttttattgttataaccagttaccacacatcaccaaaaaaaaaaaaaaatttacagtGGCACAAgattattatcacaaaaaaaatcaaaattgttttgatagtggtaactagTTATTATGGATAAAATattgattgaagaagataaaaaatcaaagaaaagaagaagaaataagaataaaaaatatgATGATGAAGGTCTcagatttttttcttcaaataattatgtaaaaaaatattttataaaatatgaatgataaaaaataatacacatagattacaattataaaaataatctcaaaacatatcaaaactaactactaaaaatgtataaaagataaaatatggtatacgaataaattttacaaatatatgggaaaaaactcccataaaaatgtaaacaaaaaaaaaaaccacaaaaaacttaaggaaaaaaaacggccatatttttcaaagtttaagaaaaaatctcatatttggtgtaatttcctcaataatatatgattAGGTAAGTAATATGTTCTTAGTCATTAATTAATATTCATTAAAGTTTTTTTAgtcaattattaaattaattacaaCCATTTCATTATGATTTAACAACCTAAAATCAATGTAACCAACTATCAATAagtatatattaacataattattgattattcgccattatatatatatgtattgaaaaTAAGGAATCATTTAATTACATTAAACATTAAGTACGTATTTGAAAAATAGAATTaaggaaaaattacacaaataccttaaaaatataaatttattccaaaaataccTTAAAACAGCTTATTTACACATATACCGTGCCACATCAGCATAATATAccgaattttgaagaaaaaaaaggagGAAATCCCGCTTCtcgaattttttttgttttttatgtaTTGTAAAAAGTTACCTTCTGGTTGCTTACGATACCGATAAGATACAAATTTgtcactttttttatttttataaaaaagcctttatttttagatcatattattttagtaccttttggttacctccaaaacttTTTGTAGACATTTTAATATACCGATTagttatttttaggttatattatggtatcttattatttcagatacattttggttaccttcAAACTTATTTCAAAAACTAATGAGTTGTCATATTGTATAACAAGTTACCatatcttttattaattaatttagtataaTACACAATatcttttaaatgaaaaattataatagacttttttagtcactcatataatttacatgtcttattatttaagatacttttacaTTACATTTAAgtctattttagaaactaatctgttatcatatagtataaaaaGTTACTCATATAATTCCAAGTTACCATGAATAGCTCATTAGAAAATGATACTATCTAGTATACTGCACAAATACTTTTAAAAGCTAAATTTTTTGttgcttttaaaatcatttaagatacCAATTGATTATCTTTTGATATATGACTAAATTTTGGGTATGCCACAAATTTAAAGCAACCAATGAACCTATCTAGTATGAATAGCTCATTAGAAAATGATACTATCTAGTACTGCACAATTACTTTTAAAAGCTAAATTTTTTGTtgcttttaaaattatttaagatACCAATTGATTACCTTTTGATATATGACTAAATTTTGGGTATGCCACAAATTTAAAGCAACCAATGAACCTAGTGAGTTACCAAAAAGAGTCTTTGTATGTCTATTTAAAAGTTACAAAAACAATATCCTAaagaatattttaaaaaaattacttgaaatgtttctaaaataactttaaagttgtttaga
It encodes the following:
- the LOC133818797 gene encoding uncharacterized protein LOC133818797, with product MYNNVPTQPGVSRPPENSQPNPFGNSFYGAGSGLIRGGLGAYGEKILGSSSEYVQSNISRYFSDPQYYFQVNDQYVRNKLKVVLFPFLHRGHWTRITEPVGGRLSYKPPIYDINAPDLYIPFMAFGTYVVLAGFSLGLHGKFSPEALNWLFIKGLLGWFLQVALLKITLLSLGSGEAPLLDIVAYGGYCFTGLCLAVIGRILWGYSYYFLMPSTCLCMGIFLVKTMKRVLFAEVRSYDSSRHHYLLLFIALAQFPLFTWLGNISVNWLI